The Piliocolobus tephrosceles isolate RC106 chromosome 10, ASM277652v3, whole genome shotgun sequence nucleotide sequence tctgctttctctctttctccacaaTGTAAATGTCTGCTCTTCTGCTCAAAGCCCACCTCCTACAGGCAGCCTTCTCTGACTAAATGTGCCAGCTCTGCTCACTCCACTGCCCATCTGCCAGCAATCATTTTGACATTGGCTCTTGGTAATGTATGCCTTTGCAAAGCACGCTTTGACTTTTGCgttcttctctctgtgtgtcctaTTCTCACTAGTGTTCACCTACAGTGTCTAGGAACTGGTGGGGACAGGCTGACAATCCAACTGATCACCTCCACCCTGGTGCTCTTGGAAGAACGGACAGGAGAGGGTGGCCTTGCCCCTCTGGGCCCCCAGAGCACATACCTGAAAGCAGCCAGGTACTCAGGATCCCCCATGGGGGGATCCAGACCTCCAGTCCAGGCCACGTTGACATTGAAGCCCTCACCGCTGCCAGCCCCTACCTGGAAAGCAGGAGGCAAGAGAGACATGAGGACAGCAGAGTCCCAGGAGGGGAACACCAGCTTGTTAGAGCTGCCACCCCAGCTCATCCAGCCTCCTCATTTCCAGATAGGGAAGTTGAGGATCAGAGAGGCTCAGCAGTCtacccaggatcacacagctcaTCATGACAGAGGCAGAGTAAGTGCCAGGAGGAGAGTCAATGAGGCTGGAGGATGTGGCTCTGACATGCGGTTACCTCATCCACAGCCCCACTCCCCGGGAAGAAGTTGCCATCGTCATGGCGATGCAGGGAGATGTAGAGCACACTGGGGTCTTGGTAGAAGGTTTGCTGGGTGCCGTTGCCATGGTGCACGTCCTGTGTAGGGAGATGGGCAGTGATTAGGGAAGGCAGAGAGACGGAGGCCAGGACAGATTAGAAGGGTTTCAAGGTCAGTGGCCATTCTGAGGTCAGGACCCTAGACTGGGGATCAGGAACCTGGGGTTCCTAGAGCCAGATGGTTGAGTGGCCCCAAGTAATCCACTGCCCAGCTCGGAACCTCGGCCTCTCTGTGCTGGACAGGGCTGGCTGTAATATAAGATCCTGAAGGAGAGGAGGTGTCCCAATCTCAGGCCAGCCCACCTGAGGGAGTAACTGTGTGGACATGGGGTTAGTGGCAAGGAGAGGGAAGGGTTCAGGGTTACACACATCAGGAACCACTCTGTCTTGCATAAAGTCATGAAGTTATGAGGCGATCAGAAACCAAGCTCGGTTACAGAGTGGCAGGTACACGAGGCCCAGCCCCATCCCTCTTAGGGAAAGCTGGGCCCTACACTTGACTCACAGGACCATGCGGGGACTCAAGTGTGCAAAGGTCCTCCACTGTTCTCAACATCTGCTTAGAAACGTCTCTTTCACAGCTGTCAGTGCAGAAGGGACATAGCTTAGCAGTTAAATGCAAGCACTCTAGAGCTAACCGGGCTGGGTTCAAATCCATCTCACGACTTACGAATGACTGTGTAtcagttacttaatctctctgtgctcactttcatctgtaaagtgggttaTAGTCAGGATTAAATCTATCATGTGTAAAACCATCAGTGTCTGGATGTAATTAGTGGTGTACTGATGTTATCTGCTATTATTCTTATCATCGCTACCTGTACAGGAAATGCAGGAATTACTAGATCTGCCAAAAGAAGCCAATAGAGGTCAAAAGACAACACTCAAATGACAGCTCCTACCCATTGCGGGGGTTTGCGATGGCCGAATGCGTTCCCACACACCATCCCCTCTAGGCCTCCCAACGTGATGTGGGTGTTATCTTCACTCAAGTTTTATacaaggggaaactgaggctcagagaggctactGCAGAACTAAGACATGAAGCCACATCTCTTAACATCAGGCTCAGGGCTTTTCCCCCAGGGCTCTCGAGTCAGAGGGTGCTACGAACAGGCACCTACCCAGTCTACAATGAGGATCTTGCTAGCCTTGCTCTGCTGTTGCAGCTGCCGGCAGGCGATGGCCACTGAGTTGAAGAAGCAGAAGCCCCTGGAAGGAGAGACGGCTCCTGCCAGCCCATTCTCCCCACATGCCCTCACCTCCCCAGGCCCGTGGGTTGGCCCAGCCTGAGAAAGctcagggaagaagaaagaatgtcCCTAAAGGAAGTTCCTGGGGGCTTGCCCCCCACCTCATTCCACCCAGGTCTTCCCCTAGCCTCACATGGCTGTTGAATGATCTGCATGGTGTCCTGGGGGCCGCACCACAGCGAAACCattctggaaaaagaaagaatgcttgTCAATCAACAGACAGCTCTCTCCCACAGCTGCATGAACATACCCCAACAGTTTGAATCTCAGCCTGGTCCCCAGAGCCCTCAATTTCCCCTCGAAAACCCTGTGGCAATTTCTAAGATGAACGCAATGCCTGGGGTTCTGGGACTAGATTCCCCACTACCCCACTCTGCTGCCTCCTTTGTGGTGTGCTCACCTTCAACCCAAACCTCCTACCTTCAGCTCACGAGAAGCCACTTTGAAGGCGAGGTCAGTGACACTGCCAGCGGCCCAGCGGGCTGCATTGGAGGAATGCAGCTCATTCCAGATGGTGTCAGTGTCCACCTGCGGGAGCCAGAGTCAGGGCCCGCATCATCCAAGGCTTCACACAGGAGCCAGGGCCCAAGGGGGCGGTCCCCACCCCACGGCCAGGACCCCAGGGGCAGGGAGCTGGGCAGACAGTGCTGCCTCCCCAGTGCCCCACCGCCCAAAGGCAAGGCCTCCTGTGTCCCCCAATCCCAGCATGACTTTTTCCCAGCTTAAGTCCCAGCACCAGCCCATTATCTGGCCAGCACTCTGCTGGCAGCATCACGCCTGCCTCCCCGGCCAGGGGAGGGGGCATGGCGTTACCTCGGCGGGACTTGGGGTTTGGGCCGGGAGGGGGTTTTAAGCCCCAGCTGACTCTGCTCAGGCCCTGCGGGACGGTCGGAGCTGGAGGGGCCGTCTGCACCACTGTCTTCCACTCAGGGCCCCTAGCCCAGGCTGGGAGGCCCCCCAAACCCAGTCCCTGGGCCTCAAGGCTAGGGAGGGGCCGGGGGGCATGATGGGGAGATGGGAAGGGCGAGGCAGACCAAGAGAGGCgaggaaggcagagagagtcGCAAGaggctggagaaagagagagagagggaaagacagagagggagaggagggaggagaaaacagaagcaacaaCAGTTGGAAAAACcagaaagtggcaagaaatgGGAAGTTGTGAATAGGGCACTgactgcctcccaaagtcccccaCCAGCTACAGCTCCCACTTTCCCTCCAGAATGCGGCCTCCATCCCCTGCCTCTACACACCTTGCTTGAGAAACTACTGCAGAGATAGTGTTAGGCGAGGAGAGCTGAGCCAGAGGGGGCGGGAAGCTCCCTTCACAAAGGGGTGAGGACTGAGGAAGCAAAGCTCATGAGTTTGGGGCTGTGTCCCGGAGTAGGGAAGTGCTGGGATCGCCAAGGACACTGGAAGCACCACCGCGACGTCACGCCAGGCAGCCCAAGGTCTGGGGACCAGGCTGAGGTACCCCACTTCAGAGCAGACAGAGCAGCCTGGCGGCCAGTGCCCAATCATGGGGGTCTCTGAAGGGAGAGATGATCCTAAGCCCCAGCCTTGGCCCTGCTCCTGAAACCTCACTCAACATCTACCAGACACCTTCTAGGGGCGAGGCTTAGGCTGGGCTCCGCATTCGGGGGACACTGTGGGTCCGAGACACGCCTGTCCGAAAGGAGCTTCCTGCTGCAGAGGGCACCTCAGGAAGTCCCTGGCCCACCCTGTCTGGCAGAACCACAACAAGCAGAGGTTCTGCAGGGGTTGGGCCTGGGAGAACCACAGGGAGGAGAGCTGAGAGCCCTGGCAATGCCCCCTGAGACCCTTGGGCACACTTACCCCAACCCCACCACAGGGCAGCATCACAAACATCCGCTGTGCCAGGAGCCCTGCGAGGAGAGGCCCAGCCCGCGTCAGCGTGAATACTCTCAGCCTTTGGCCCAATAGGGAGCAGGGAACCCAGATAGCAGGGCTGGGTGAGTATTGGGGGAGAGAAATATGGAAgggagaggtggaggtgggctgCGGAGGGGCTCGGCAGCAAGCTGGAGTAGGGACGtccagggagtgggaggaggcCAGCTGGGCGGGCAGAGCCAAGACAGGagtgcatgggagctgggtgaggtgaGCGCGCACGGGGAGACAGGGCCACTAGGCCCTTACCTGCCAGCTTCCCGTTGTCCAGTTTGAGGCGGCTGAGCGGGTTGGTGCCGTAGAGGAGCACGTGCCGCTCAGAGTGGACCGACTGCAGCTCCTCCAGGGAGGCCTTCCGGCCTCGGAGACACTGAAAAGGGGACCACAGAGCTCTGAACCCATGCTCGCCCCTTCCCTCCCGTCACCACCAGCCCGTGTGCCCCTCATCTCTCACGGGCCTCAGggccccccacccctcccctcccatgACTCCTCCCTCCACCCACTCCTCGGGCCCCACCGGCACCTCCTCACCTCACACTGGCTCCGGAGCCCCCGCTCCTGCAGCCGGGACCAGATGCTCTGGATGCGGCCGGCGTGCTCCGGGTGCCTGCTGTTGTCACCGCAGGAGCACTGGTGCTTCAGCATGACCGAGTCATAGATCAGCCCTGCGGGAGCAAGGGTCAGAGCGGGGACCCAGGGAGTCCTCACGCCCCATGGCCTTGGCTGTAGAGAAAATGCCAGCACCGCCACAGCAGGCACCGACACGGAGCCGGGCAGGCACACACCCCTCACACCCACACAGGCCTGCATTTCAtcctgccccctgccccagccccagcccctcacaCCTGTCCACACACGCCCAGACACTTGCCCAGGTGGCGGCAGCCAACACACCGACACAGCTCCAGCCAACACGGCTGCCACAGAGCCATGGCCTTCCCACATGCGGACACAACTGCTGGGTGGCCCAGCACTCGAGGGCCCAGCATCAGGCACTCAAGTGCTCAGAGCAAAGCATGAAGTCGAGGTCTAAAGTACAGCATCTCACATGGGTGTCATGAACCCAGAGAGGTTACCAAGGGGGGTTGGGAGGGGAAATAATTCCTAGGAAACCCCAAAACCGGGAGCTAAGAAGCCCACAATGACACTGGACCATGTGATAAGACAAATCCAGCTTTGGAGAAGTGACTATTTCAGTCTGACCCATGGGAAGTCTTCAGAGGAGGGACCTGTGCATTGCGGGTGGGAGGGTCAATTTCTGTGCGTCTAGGACACCAACGACCCTCAAAATGCTCACACCATGTGACCCAGGAATGCTACTCCTTTAGAGTGAACCTTGGGAAATAATCCCAAGCATGAGGAAAGATTTATGCATAAGGAAATTCAAATAAACTGTAATCTAAATGTCTAACTGGTAAGGAATCcctcagtaaaaataaaatacaacgaTGAAATACTATGAGACTCTCAGTTTCAAAGACTAATTATGCCAAGAAGCATTCATAATATGTTAACTAAGTAGGATACAAAACGTAGTTCATGTGTTCATGGCATCTGCACATGTACATATGGCCAGAACAAAGCCTGGACTGAAATACAGCAGAATTTCAGAGGCGTTACTTCTGGGTGGTGGGATACTGGTTGgtgatttctcttttcttcttaggtTTTTCTGTACTCTTCAAAATGTCTAAAATACTTCTGAGCTCTTTTTACAAGCAgagcaaacaataaaaaatatcatttttaaaaggtctGAGTGCATTGGCAGGAGACTGGAATTCTTATCCTGGCTTGACTACCACTTGCTATTTGACCACAGGCTTTGTCACCTTAGATTTCCTGAGCCTTGGTCTTCAAAGGGGAAACGCAATAACCAGCTGTTCCATGTGCTCCATGGGTACTGCGTGGGCCTAACAAGGCTAAGCGCTCTGTGGCCTCTAAAAACGTCCCAAGTGACACCACGACACCCACATGGACTCGTGCAGCTGAGCCCCTCCCTCCACCTGCCACCCTCCTCCTGGTCTCACCTGTGGTGAAGGGCAGGGTCCTGGCAGGGGTCTCTGAGCTGGAGAGGACTCGGGCCTGGCTGGCAGGTTCCGGGGCTGACAGTGAGGCAGGTGCGGCTGGGGAAGACTGAGCCCGGGACAGAGGCCGGTGCCCACCCTGAGCCAGAGGAAGCAGCACAGTGTCCCCGGTGCTGCCCCGGGGGAGCCGCCCAGCCAGTCGCTGCTGTTCCCAGAGCAACACCTGGGGGAAAGATGAGGCCTTGGTCTCCAGTGCCTCAGGGTCCTGCTCCCTCTACTTCTGCCTGAGATCTCGGGAACTGCCAAGCAGGCCCCTTTCCTAGAGCGATTCCGGGATAAACCTAGACCTGCTGTCCAGTGGGGCTCTGGCCTTTGACTCTCTAAGCCCCCTGACCCCTGCAGCCCCCTGAAAGGCTTGCACCCCAGACTAACCACTCATTCCATCAGAGCTCCCCGGGCCCTTGGGACTCCAAAGCCAGGAACCAGGGGAGGGGCACTGGATCTTGCGCTGACCAGGATGTCCTCATCTCCTGGACTGTGTAACTGCTCAAGAACATGTATGTGGCCTGTCATCATGTGTTACGGATTGAATTATGTTCCCCACCCTCAAATTTATATGCTGAAGTCCCAACCCCCAGTACCTCTAAACATGACCTTattcagagatagggtcttcaCAAACAGaagtaatcaaattaaaatgaggtcgTTAGGGTGGGCCTTAACCCAGTATGACTGTTGTCCTTCTAGGAAGAGGAAATCtgaacagacacacacagagggaaaccACGTGAAGCCACAGGAAGAAGACGaccatccacaagccaaggagagagacctgGAACAGCCCCTGCCCTCACACTCACAGCCACCAGAAGGAATCAACTCTACCAACACCTCCATTtcgacttccagcctccagaactgtgagacggTAAATGCCTGCTGTTTAAGGCACCCAGCCTATAGCACATATCCCAACAGTTCTGGCAAGCTAATGCACTGGGTCCTGATTCCCACAGTGAGAGCATTCTGCTGGACATGCTGGAGCCTGGCTCCATTCCACCTCTGGCCCTAGCCACCTTTCTGGAAAGAGGGAGACATACCAGGGCAAGAGTGTGTGTGGCTCCAGGAAAGGCCAGACTCCCTGCTGGAAAAGGGACATGCTTCACCTGAGACTGGCAAgctgttgtgtgtatgtgtgtatatgggtgtgtgaatgtgcatacgtgtgtgtgtgtgtgtgtgtgcctacaCCTTGGTGTGGGTCCAGCACCCAGGATCTTATAGGACAACCATGGGTCCTAGAGCTGCGTCTTGCACTAATGTCGtatctccctcccttccccatctTATGCCAGGTGCCAGAGTCTTCTGAGGACGCTTTCTGAGGGGCAGGTGGGGACTGCCATACCTGGGGGTGCTGCTGGAGAGGAGCAGGGCCTCTGGCCTCAGGCTGCCCATGGCTCAGCTCCCTGTGCTCCAGGCCATCGTCTACCACCTGGCCCGGTCCCCCACCATCTGTCTCCAGGTCTTCAGCCGAAGGTATCTGCCGCAGCCGGGGCTTCTCACTCGGTTTGGCTGACCTCTGGGGAGGGGAGACCCCTGGCTGAGAAGCCATGGTGGAGCGAGGGGCATGGGGTGGGAGGTAGTGCGCTGGGCCAGGCAGCAATCATCTTGCTAGGACTCCAGCTGCCATGCAGCTCTGGGCTCCCAGAAGTCACATCCCCTTCTTTTGTCCTGCAGGTCCCTGCCCTTTCTAAGTACCCCTCTTCTTTCAGCCCCTAAGGTCCCAGTTAAGCACCCCCTCAACACCTCCACTACCCAATTCCTCTCACCTTGATCACCTGGACGTGAGTTTTGAGCTGCTCCAGGCGGGGCTGCATGGGGCCCGGCGGTGGGGGAGCGGTGGCACTGGGGGGCAGGGGCTCTGAGCGAGTCCGGCTCAGTGGCCAGTGGAGACCTGACCCGGAGAGCCGCTCGGTGGTCATTAAGGACTGGGCAAAGTGGAAGGGCAAGGGCCCAAGCCCGGGCACTGGAAAGAATCGGGGGGTGGAGTAAGGAGGGAACCACAGGGAGCAATGGAAGGAAGTGAGGGTACAGGGTGGGGAGCCAGGGTGCAGCAGGGCGATGCGCAGGACAGGGGGACAGAGATGGGGACGAAGGATGGGCCCATCCCAAGCTTGGCCCTTAGCAGGATGCAGGGACCCAGCCCCTTCTCTAGAGAAGCAGCAGACTCACCAGTCAGCAGCGGGGCATGAGAGCCTGAGGGGTCCAGGAGGAGAATGGGCTGCAGGCGAGAGGGCAAAGTGCCCCCAGCCTCGGGCTCCAGGCCATGGGGCAGGAAGAGGGGAGTGTGGGGGCTCCCCAGGATCGGCCCCCGAGGGCCCAGAGTCGGATGGGTCCTGCGGTCACTGTCAGCCTGGGGGAGAGGGGGGAGAAGTCATGGGGAAGAAGATGCCAGCAGAGAACAATGAAGGTGTTGGGGTGAGGCAGCAGGAAAAGGGAGTGAAAGAAGCTGGGGGGGCTTGGAGTGGGGGTGGGCACCCCAGCCACTCACCCTGGCAGGGGCGGGCAGCCCCAGCGTGATTGCGGGCAGCAAGGACACTGTCGGCAAGGCGAACGGGGCCAGAGAAGTCTCCTGCAGCCGCAGCCGCTGGCCCAAGAGCGCCTGCCATAGGGAGCAGGGCGAGGGTCACCGGTCCCAGACCTCTACCCCAGCGCACCTTCCCCAGAACACCCAGGAGGCTCTGGCAGGGGCTGCCCAGACCCTGCAGCCCCAGCCCGGGTAGGGCCGCTTGCTGGAAGAAGGCTGAGCCTCAGAACTGCCCCAGGAGAGCCCAGTCTCAGCAAGGCCTTACCTCCGAGCCCAGGATGGGATTGGGGCCGTGCTCGCTGTCATTGGGGGAGCTGCACCCTGACGCAGGCGTGCTGCTACTACTTGGGGAGGAGTCTGAGGGTTGGGGAGAGAGGGAAGTGCAGtcagaggccagggtgggcagaagGGTACAGCCAGGCCACCAGGTGCAGGAGACCCAGGAGCAGCCCCTTCCTTAACGGGCACCTTTGcttcctgctttccttttttttcttttttctttttctttttctttttttttttttgagacggagtcttgctctgtttcccaggctggagtgcaatggcacgatcccggctcactgcaatctccacctcctgggttcaagcgattctcctggctcagcctaccaagtagctgggactacaggcatgcaccaccatgcccggctaatttttgtatttttagtagagacagggtttcaccatgttggccaggttggtctcaaactcctaacctcaggtaatcaacctgcctcggcctcccaaagtgctgggattataggcgtgagccaccgcgcctggcctcctgcTTTCTTCCCATAAGAGCAGGAAGAAGGCAGGCCACCTTTGGCCTACAGAACCTCTGCACAATTTTTTGAAGGGTGTCTCCTTTTCTGGGAGATGTCACCTTAGCTGACAGAGCAGGGACTGGGTTTCAGCCCCAACTCCCGTGCTTCGGCAAGTGTGTGGGACACCCCCATACAACCATGCATGGCAGTCCTAAGGAGGGGACCCCTGTCTAGGTGGGGCCTGACCCAAAGGGACAAGACCAGCCAGGTTTGAGGATGGCAACTGCACCCGCTCAGCCGGCCCTCACCTCCGAGGGTCTCTGCAGGCCGCCGCCGGAGGCTGGGGGGCGCACTCTCCTTTCGGAGCAGTGGATTCTTCCTCCGCTCCAGGGACTTCTTGGGCTTATAGCGCAGCTTCAGGTTGGGCTCAGAGACTGCAGGGAGCACCAGCGTCACTCAGGTCCCCCCAACCCTTCTTTTTTCCACCCTTTAGTCCCTCAGTCCCAGTCATCTCTATCAGTCAAGGAAAGAGAAGGCAGAACCAGAAAGAAGATCCTAGCCTACCGACGATTCCCTGGCCTGGCCCAGTCCAGCCCGCCCACCCCTGCACACTCCTCCCCTACGTCCAAGGCCCTTCCCCCTTCCTTTGCCTGGAAGGTCCCACCTGTTTGTCCAGCTCACCTGTCTTGCGCAGAGGGAAGTGTTCTGGGGGGTCACTGGGCAGGCTGGGAACAGGAGGCAAAAAGCTGCTGAGCATGGAGCGGGCGGCTCCTTCCGTCTCCAGGGGCTCCAGGGTTCTACAAAATGAGTGCCGAGGCTGCTTCAGAGCGGTGGGGACACTGCACAGGCACCACCCTGAGCACCAGCCCTGGAACCTgtggggctgggcaaggtggggCTGGTAGGAATGGGGACCATCTCCAGGTGGCAGCAGTGGGCCACCTGTCCTCTCCAGCAGCTACAGTGCAGAGCTCTGACCTAGGCATAGAAGCCAGGTGCTTGGTGCGTAGGTGAAGAGCCCACTGGGGGCTCTGTCACCTGCACTAGGAACCTGCTCTGGGAACCAGGACATTTTTGTGCTCAGGGAAAATATGAAGAGAGAAGGGGCTCATGTGCAAGAAAAAAGCcagtagggtgtgtgtgtgtgtgtgtgtgaagggcctcgggtggggtgggagtggggagagaattTAAAGAGAGAAGAGGGCACGTATCAGTTGAGAGAGGGGCTTGGGGGCATTGTGTTGAGAAGAAGGTTAAGGACTGGCTGTGGCAGCTGGGGAGGAAggaggcgtgtgtgtgtgttcgtggcTAACACGGGGGTGGGGGTTGGGCTCAGAGACTGCAGGGAGCACCAGCTGCATGTGGGGTCAGGAGGGCAGGTGAGGAGGGTGTTACCTGTAGGGAATGCCAGGGCTGTTGGAATGGACTGTTCTCTCTAGGGCCGCCTGCTGTTTTTTCAGAATCACCTC carries:
- the HDAC7 gene encoding histone deacetylase 7 isoform X5 — translated: MHSPGAGCPRPCADTPGPQPQPMDLRVGQRPPVEPPPEPTLLALQRPQRLHHHLFLAGLQQQRSVEPMRLSMDTPMPELQVGPQEQELRQLLHKDKSKRSAVASSVVKQKLAEVILKKQQAALERTVHSNSPGIPYRTLEPLETEGAARSMLSSFLPPVPSLPSDPPEHFPLRKTVSEPNLKLRYKPKKSLERRKNPLLRKESAPPSLRRRPAETLGDSSPSSSSTPASGCSSPNDSEHGPNPILGSEALLGQRLRLQETSLAPFALPTVSLLPAITLGLPAPARADSDRRTHPTLGPRGPILGSPHTPLFLPHGLEPEAGGTLPSRLQPILLLDPSGSHAPLLTVPGLGPLPFHFAQSLMTTERLSGSGLHWPLSRTRSEPLPPSATAPPPPGPMQPRLEQLKTHVQVIKRSAKPSEKPRLRQIPSAEDLETDGGGPGQVVDDGLEHRELSHGQPEARGPAPLQQHPQVLLWEQQRLAGRLPRGSTGDTVLLPLAQGGHRPLSRAQSSPAAPASLSAPEPASQARVLSSSETPARTLPFTTGLIYDSVMLKHQCSCGDNSRHPEHAGRIQSIWSRLQERGLRSQCECLRGRKASLEELQSVHSERHVLLYGTNPLSRLKLDNGKLAGLLAQRMFVMLPCGGVGVDTDTIWNELHSSNAARWAAGSVTDLAFKVASRELKNGFAVVRPPGHHADHSTAMGFCFFNSVAIACRQLQQQSKASKILIVDWDVHHGNGTQQTFYQDPSVLYISLHRHDDGNFFPGSGAVDEVGAGSGEGFNVNVAWTGGLDPPMGDPEYLAAFRTVVMPIAREFSPDLVLVSAGFDAAEGHPAPLGGYHVSAKCFGYMTQQLMNLAGGAVVLALEGGHDLTAICDASEACVAALLGNKVDPLSEEGWKQKPNLNAIRSLEAVIRVHSKYWGCMQRLASCPDSWVPRVPGADKEEVEAVTALASLSVGILAEDRPSEQLVEEEEPMNL
- the HDAC7 gene encoding histone deacetylase 7 isoform X11; this encodes MHSPGADGTQVSPGAHYRSPTGTGCPRPCADTPGPQPQPMDLRVGQRPPVEPPPEPTLLALQRPQRLHHHLFLAGLQQQRSVEPMRLSMDTPMPELQVGPQEQELRQLLHKDKSKRSAVASSVVKQKLAEVILKKQQAALERTVHSNSPGIPYRTLEPLETEGAARSMLSSFLPPVPSLPSDPPEHFPLRKTVSEPNLKLRYKPKKSLERRKNPLLRKESAPPSLRRRPAETLGDSSPSSSSTPASGCSSPNDSEHGPNPILGSEADSDRRTHPTLGPRGPILGSPHTPLFLPHGLEPEAGGTLPSRLQPILLLDPSGSHAPLLTVPGLGPLPFHFAQSLMTTERLSGSGLHWPLSRTRSEPLPPSATAPPPPGPMQPRLEQLKTHVQVIKRSAKPSEKPRLRQIPSAEDLETDGGGPGQVVDDGLEHRELSHGQPEARGPAPLQQHPQVLLWEQQRLAGRLPRGSTGDTVLLPLAQGGHRPLSRAQSSPAAPASLSAPEPASQARVLSSSETPARTLPFTTGLIYDSVMLKHQCSCGDNSRHPEHAGRIQSIWSRLQERGLRSQCECLRGRKASLEELQSVHSERHVLLYGTNPLSRLKLDNGKLAGLLAQRMFVMLPCGGVGVDTDTIWNELHSSNAARWAAGSVTDLAFKVASRELKNGFAVVRPPGHHADHSTAMGFCFFNSVAIACRQLQQQSKASKILIVDWDVHHGNGTQQTFYQDPSVLYISLHRHDDGNFFPGSGAVDEVGAGSGEGFNVNVAWTGGLDPPMGDPEYLAAFRTVVMPIAREFSPDLVLVSAGFDAAEGHPAPLGGYHVSAKCFGYMTQQLMNLAGGAVVLALEGGHDLTAICDASEACVAALLGNKVDPLSEEGWKQKPNLNAIRSLEAVIRVHSKYWGCMQRLASCPDSWVPRVPGADKEEVEAVTALASLSVGILAEDRPSEQLVEEEEPMNL
- the HDAC7 gene encoding histone deacetylase 7 isoform X9, yielding MHSPGADGTQVSPGAHYRSPTGTGCPRPCADTPGPQPQPMDLRVGQRPPVEPPPEPTLLALQRPQRLHHHLFLAGLQQQRSVEPMRLSMDTPMPELQVGPQEQELRQLLHKDKSKRSAVASSVVKQKLAEVILKKQQAALERTVHSNSPGIPYRTLEPLETEGAARSMLSSFLPPVPSLPSDPPEHFPLRKTVSEPNLKLRYKPKKSLERRKNPLLRKESAPPSLRRRPAETLGDSSPSSSSTPASGCSSPNDSEHGPNPILGSEADSDRRTHPTLGPRGPILGSPHTPLFLPHGLEPEAGGTLPSRLQPILLLDPSGSHAPLLTVPGLGPLPFHFAQSLMTTERLSGSGLHWPLSRTRSEPLPPSATAPPPPGPMQPRLEQLKTHVQVIKPGVSPPQRSAKPSEKPRLRQIPSAEDLETDGGGPGQVVDDGLEHRELSHGQPEARGPAPLQQHPQVLLWEQQRLAGRLPRGSTGDTVLLPLAQGGHRPLSRAQSSPAAPASLSAPEPASQARVLSSSETPARTLPFTTGLIYDSVMLKHQCSCGDNSRHPEHAGRIQSIWSRLQERGLRSQCECLRGRKASLEELQSVHSERHVLLYGTNPLSRLKLDNGKLAGLLAQRMFVMLPCGGVGVDTDTIWNELHSSNAARWAAGSVTDLAFKVASRELKNGFAVVRPPGHHADHSTAMGFCFFNSVAIACRQLQQQSKASKILIVDWDVHHGNGTQQTFYQDPSVLYISLHRHDDGNFFPGSGAVDEVGAGSGEGFNVNVAWTGGLDPPMGDPEYLAAFRTVVMPIAREFSPDLVLVSAGFDAAEGHPAPLGGYHVSAKCFGYMTQQLMNLAGGAVVLALEGGHDLTAICDASEACVAALLGNKVDPLSEEGWKQKPNLNAIRSLEAVIRVHSKYWGCMQRLASCPDSWVPRVPGADKEEVEAVTALASLSVGILAEDRPSEQLVEEEEPMNL
- the HDAC7 gene encoding histone deacetylase 7 isoform X8: MHSPGADGTQVSPGAHYRSPTGTGCPRPCADTPGPQPQPMDLRVGQRPPVEPPPEPTLLALQRPQRLHHHLFLAGLQQQRSVEPMRLSMDTPMPELQVGPQEQELRQLLHKDKSKRSAVASSVVKQKLAEVILKKQQAALERTVHSNSPGIPYRTLEPLETEGAARSMLSSFLPPVPSLPSDPPEHFPLRKTVSEPNLKLRYKPKKSLERRKNPLLRKESAPPSLRRRPAETLGDSSPSSSSTPASGCSSPNDSEHGPNPILGSEALLGQRLRLQETSLAPFALPTVSLLPAITLGLPAPARADSDRRTHPTLGPRGPILGSPHTPLFLPHGLEPEAGGTLPSRLQPILLLDPSGSHAPLLTGLHWPLSRTRSEPLPPSATAPPPPGPMQPRLEQLKTHVQVIKRSAKPSEKPRLRQIPSAEDLETDGGGPGQVVDDGLEHRELSHGQPEARGPAPLQQHPQVLLWEQQRLAGRLPRGSTGDTVLLPLAQGGHRPLSRAQSSPAAPASLSAPEPASQARVLSSSETPARTLPFTTGLIYDSVMLKHQCSCGDNSRHPEHAGRIQSIWSRLQERGLRSQCECLRGRKASLEELQSVHSERHVLLYGTNPLSRLKLDNGKLAGLLAQRMFVMLPCGGVGVDTDTIWNELHSSNAARWAAGSVTDLAFKVASRELKNGFAVVRPPGHHADHSTAMGFCFFNSVAIACRQLQQQSKASKILIVDWDVHHGNGTQQTFYQDPSVLYISLHRHDDGNFFPGSGAVDEVGAGSGEGFNVNVAWTGGLDPPMGDPEYLAAFRTVVMPIAREFSPDLVLVSAGFDAAEGHPAPLGGYHVSAKCFGYMTQQLMNLAGGAVVLALEGGHDLTAICDASEACVAALLGNKVDPLSEEGWKQKPNLNAIRSLEAVIRVHSKYWGCMQRLASCPDSWVPRVPGADKEEVEAVTALASLSVGILAEDRPSEQLVEEEEPMNL